The Kineothrix sp. MB12-C1 genome includes a window with the following:
- a CDS encoding GNAT family N-acetyltransferase encodes MGIIVREFRIEDILDMIEIWNEVVEEGIAFPQMECLNEETGITFFEEQSFTGVAVEEETGKLVGLYILHPNNIGRCGHISNASYAVAGGERGKKIGELLVCHCIAQAKETGFKILQFNAVVSSNTRALQLYEKLGFVRLGIIPEGFLMKDGSYQDIVPHYISL; translated from the coding sequence ATGGGAATTATAGTTCGAGAATTTAGGATAGAAGATATCTTAGATATGATTGAAATTTGGAATGAAGTTGTCGAGGAAGGGATTGCTTTTCCGCAGATGGAATGTTTGAACGAAGAAACAGGTATCACCTTTTTTGAAGAACAATCTTTTACGGGGGTTGCTGTAGAAGAGGAGACTGGGAAGCTTGTCGGACTCTATATTTTACATCCGAATAATATTGGAAGGTGCGGACATATTTCCAATGCCAGCTATGCAGTGGCAGGGGGAGAGCGGGGTAAGAAAATCGGTGAGTTGCTAGTGTGTCACTGTATCGCACAGGCAAAAGAAACTGGATTCAAGATATTGCAGTTCAATGCGGTGGTAAGTTCAAATACAAGGGCGCTTCAGTTATATGAAAAGCTAGGATTTGTGCGATTGGGAATAATTCCGGAAGGATTTCTCATGAAAGATGGAAGCTATCAGGATATTGTCCCTCATTATATTAGTTTATAA
- a CDS encoding catalase: MDQYKKLTNEVGAPVADNENAITVGSRGPVVMQDVWLLEKMAHFNREVIPERRMHAKGWGAYGNFTVTGDISQFTKAKVLQPGQKTDVFVRFSTVAGERGAADCERDIRGFACKFYTEEGNWDLVGNNTPTFFIRDVHNFSDLNRAVKRDPRTGRRSAQNNWDFWTLLPETFHQRTIVMSDRGIPASFRNMHVFGEHTFSFYNAENERVWCKFHLHTNQGIKCLTNEEAAQINGMDREHHGKDLFEAIEKGDYPKWTMYVQIMTEEQAKKHYENPFDITKIWPHKEFPLIQVGVLELNRNPENYFAEVEQAAFTPAHVVPGIGFSPDRFLQGRLFAYGDAQRYRLGVNHNHIPVNRARTEVNEYHRDGAMRTDGNYGAAPAYSPNSYGYWTAQPEVSEPPLEVEGAMWRYDPKDDPTDDNFRAGGNLWRILSEDKKQLLIGNTAADIAPVTNNVKYRHAVHCYLADTEYGERITAAMGLSIDKVKELAKLDNNGLIAATLSEEM, translated from the coding sequence ATGGATCAGTACAAAAAGCTAACAAACGAGGTCGGCGCTCCTGTTGCCGATAATGAAAATGCCATTACCGTCGGTTCCCGCGGTCCTGTCGTAATGCAGGATGTATGGTTGCTGGAAAAAATGGCTCACTTCAACCGTGAGGTTATTCCTGAACGTCGTATGCATGCCAAAGGTTGGGGGGCTTACGGTAACTTTACTGTTACCGGAGATATTTCTCAGTTCACCAAGGCTAAGGTACTTCAGCCCGGGCAAAAGACCGATGTATTTGTACGTTTCTCCACCGTTGCGGGTGAACGCGGTGCAGCGGACTGTGAAAGAGATATCCGCGGTTTTGCTTGTAAATTCTATACGGAAGAAGGTAACTGGGATCTTGTCGGCAATAACACTCCTACCTTCTTTATCCGTGATGTACATAACTTCTCCGACTTAAACCGTGCCGTAAAGCGCGATCCCCGTACCGGACGCCGCAGCGCGCAGAACAACTGGGACTTCTGGACACTTCTTCCGGAAACCTTCCATCAGCGCACTATTGTTATGTCCGATCGTGGAATTCCTGCTTCCTTCCGCAATATGCATGTTTTCGGAGAGCATACTTTCAGTTTCTATAATGCGGAAAACGAACGAGTATGGTGTAAATTCCACTTGCATACCAATCAGGGAATCAAATGTCTGACCAATGAAGAAGCTGCTCAAATCAATGGTATGGATCGCGAACATCACGGAAAAGATCTCTTTGAAGCGATCGAAAAAGGCGATTATCCGAAATGGACGATGTATGTACAGATCATGACAGAAGAACAAGCCAAAAAACATTATGAGAATCCTTTTGATATCACAAAAATATGGCCTCATAAAGAATTCCCGCTCATTCAGGTAGGTGTACTCGAACTTAACAGAAATCCTGAAAACTATTTTGCAGAAGTAGAGCAGGCTGCCTTTACACCCGCTCATGTAGTTCCGGGCATCGGTTTTTCTCCTGACCGCTTCTTACAGGGACGTTTATTCGCATATGGTGATGCTCAACGTTATCGTCTGGGAGTAAATCACAATCATATTCCGGTAAACCGTGCCCGTACAGAAGTAAATGAATATCACCGTGACGGCGCAATGCGTACTGACGGAAATTATGGTGCTGCACCCGCTTACTCCCCCAACAGTTACGGTTATTGGACTGCCCAGCCAGAAGTTTCTGAGCCTCCCCTCGAGGTAGAAGGAGCTATGTGGCGTTATGATCCGAAGGATGATCCCACTGATGACAACTTCCGTGCAGGTGGTAATCTATGGCGTATTCTTAGCGAAGACAAGAAGCAGCTTCTCATTGGAAATACTGCTGCCGATATCGCTCCGGTTACGAACAATGTGAAGTACCGCCATGCAGTTCATTGCTATCTGGCGGATACAGAATATGGCGAACGGATTACTGCAGCTATGGGACTTTCCATTGATAAGGTGAAGGAACTCGCAAAGTTAGACAACAATGGCTTGATTGCTGCTACTCTTTCCGAGGAAATGTAA
- a CDS encoding YbaN family protein, with amino-acid sequence MRVIILTIFGFLFLTLGFIGVFLPILPTTPFVLLGAACLSGTPKLRARVLQVSFFREYLESYQKGSGLPRKTVIKSLISLWGMLILTMVLTKQLWLSLLLILIGGCVTLHILWIAKPKGERKK; translated from the coding sequence ATGCGCGTCATTATCCTGACTATATTCGGCTTCTTATTTTTGACTTTAGGATTTATCGGCGTATTCCTTCCTATACTCCCCACCACACCATTTGTTCTTCTGGGGGCAGCCTGCTTGAGCGGCACACCGAAGCTTCGGGCACGGGTTCTGCAAGTCTCTTTCTTCCGGGAATATTTAGAAAGCTACCAAAAAGGAAGTGGACTCCCCCGCAAAACGGTAATCAAAAGCTTGATATCTTTATGGGGAATGCTAATTTTAACGATGGTTTTAACAAAACAGCTTTGGCTTAGTCTTCTGCTTATCCTAATTGGAGGTTGTGTCACTCTGCATATTCTATGGATAGCTAAACCAAAAGGAGAACGTAAAAAATGA
- a CDS encoding DUF1905 domain-containing protein, producing the protein MNGEAYDGQIVKMGTPCHIIGIRQDIRKKIGKQPGDTVHVTFAERTK; encoded by the coding sequence ATGAATGGGGAAGCTTATGACGGACAAATTGTGAAAATGGGAACTCCTTGCCATATCATTGGGATACGGCAGGATATCAGGAAGAAAATAGGAAAGCAGCCGGGGGATACGGTGCATGTAACTTTTGCCGAAAGAACAAAATAG
- a CDS encoding response regulator transcription factor: MDRLKILVVDDESRMRKLVKDFLLKNNYDVLEAEDGSAALDIFFEQKDIALVILDVMMPKVDGWEVCREIREYSTVPIIMLTAKTDERDELQGFQMGVDEYISKPFSPKILVARVEAILRRTNQVSLDEIMEVGGIQLNKAAHIVIIDNKTIDLSYKEFELLTYFMENKGIALSREKILNNVWNYDYFGDARTIDTHVKKLRSKMGEKGDLIKTIWGMGYKFEAE; encoded by the coding sequence ATGGACAGGTTGAAAATTTTAGTTGTAGATGATGAAAGCAGGATGAGAAAGCTGGTAAAAGACTTTCTTCTGAAAAACAATTACGATGTACTGGAAGCGGAGGATGGAAGTGCTGCCCTGGATATTTTTTTCGAACAAAAGGATATTGCGTTAGTGATTCTGGATGTGATGATGCCCAAGGTTGATGGATGGGAAGTGTGCCGTGAAATCAGAGAATATTCCACAGTTCCTATTATTATGCTGACGGCAAAAACGGATGAACGGGATGAATTGCAGGGGTTTCAGATGGGCGTGGACGAATATATTTCCAAGCCTTTTAGCCCGAAAATTCTCGTAGCCAGAGTAGAAGCGATTTTACGCAGGACTAATCAAGTGAGCCTGGATGAAATTATGGAAGTTGGTGGCATTCAGCTTAATAAAGCAGCACATATCGTAATAATAGACAATAAAACAATCGACTTAAGCTACAAGGAATTTGAACTTCTTACTTATTTTATGGAGAACAAAGGAATTGCCCTTTCCCGGGAGAAAATATTGAATAATGTATGGAACTACGATTATTTTGGCGATGCAAGAACAATCGATACCCATGTGAAGAAACTGCGAAGTAAAATGGGTGAAAAAGGTGATCTGATTAAGACTATATGGGGAATGGGATATAAATTCGAGGCAGAATGA
- a CDS encoding glycoside hydrolase family 13 protein: MKKWWHDKVAYQIYPKSFYDSNGDGIGDLQGIISKLDYLENLGVDILWLSPIFCSPLADQGYDISDYYNIDPRFGTMEDMEELIAKAKERNMYILMDLVVNHCSDEHDWFQKAIQDPSGKYGNYFYIVDARDGKAPTNWRSYFGGSVWDKLPGWEDKYYMHLFHKKQPDLNWENGEVREEVYKMVNWWLDKGLGGFRIDAIINIKKSFPFRDYPIDRDDGLSKIQNMLDEAKGIGIFLKELRDRTFAPHDAFTVGEVFDINEDEIPQFIGNDGHFSTMFDFNTTVIGDHQNGWYDRSDVTAKEYIEAVCRSQSRVKNIGFLSNIIENHDEPRGVSRYLPADGCHDMGKKMLALLTFLLRGVPFIYQGQEIGMENMEFTSIDQIDDISTLDEYKVALHAGLSEKEALRAVNKYSRDNARTPMQWNAEENAGFTTGTPWLVVNPKYERINVESQLAKDDSVYEFYRKLIALRKNPEWKDILVYGDFISRAEPDRNLMAYLRQGMKGTIFVAANYQIQPQEVDVPGKIASILLSNDDCVDSKDGKIHLKGYQAVAIEVIV; encoded by the coding sequence ATGAAAAAATGGTGGCATGATAAGGTGGCTTATCAGATATATCCGAAAAGCTTTTATGATTCCAACGGAGACGGTATCGGTGATTTGCAAGGAATTATCAGTAAATTAGATTATTTGGAGAATCTGGGGGTGGATATTCTATGGCTTTCCCCTATTTTCTGTTCTCCATTAGCGGATCAGGGATATGATATATCCGATTATTATAATATAGACCCGAGATTCGGAACGATGGAGGATATGGAAGAGCTCATCGCAAAAGCGAAAGAGCGAAATATGTATATTCTGATGGATCTGGTAGTGAATCATTGCTCGGATGAACATGATTGGTTCCAAAAAGCGATTCAAGATCCCAGCGGTAAGTACGGTAACTATTTTTACATAGTGGATGCAAGGGATGGAAAGGCACCGACGAATTGGAGATCTTATTTTGGCGGAAGTGTTTGGGACAAGTTGCCTGGATGGGAAGACAAATACTATATGCACCTTTTTCATAAGAAGCAACCCGATTTAAATTGGGAGAATGGAGAAGTTCGGGAAGAAGTTTACAAAATGGTAAATTGGTGGCTGGATAAAGGGCTTGGAGGATTCCGCATCGACGCGATTATCAATATCAAGAAATCGTTTCCATTTAGAGACTATCCGATTGACCGGGATGACGGACTGAGTAAGATTCAGAATATGCTGGATGAAGCGAAAGGGATTGGTATATTTTTGAAAGAATTGCGCGATCGCACTTTCGCGCCTCACGATGCTTTTACAGTAGGTGAGGTATTCGATATCAATGAAGATGAAATACCTCAGTTTATTGGGAATGACGGTCACTTTTCTACAATGTTCGATTTTAACACGACAGTCATAGGAGATCATCAAAATGGTTGGTATGACCGTAGTGATGTAACTGCGAAAGAATATATAGAAGCGGTTTGCCGCAGTCAGAGCCGTGTGAAAAATATAGGGTTTTTATCCAATATCATTGAAAATCACGATGAACCGAGAGGTGTCAGTCGTTATCTTCCGGCAGATGGGTGCCATGATATGGGGAAAAAGATGCTGGCACTACTGACCTTTTTATTGAGAGGAGTGCCATTTATTTATCAGGGACAGGAAATCGGCATGGAAAATATGGAGTTTACATCCATTGATCAGATAGATGACATTTCGACGTTAGATGAATATAAGGTTGCTTTACATGCGGGCTTGTCAGAGAAGGAAGCGCTTCGGGCTGTGAACAAATACAGCCGTGATAATGCAAGAACACCTATGCAGTGGAATGCGGAGGAAAATGCAGGATTTACTACGGGTACACCATGGCTTGTAGTGAATCCTAAATATGAAAGAATTAATGTAGAAAGTCAATTGGCTAAGGATGATTCTGTATACGAGTTTTATCGAAAACTAATTGCTCTGCGCAAGAACCCGGAATGGAAAGATATATTGGTTTATGGAGATTTCATTTCCAGAGCCGAACCCGACAGAAATTTAATGGCATATCTGAGACAAGGTATGAAAGGAACGATTTTCGTTGCTGCGAATTATCAAATACAGCCACAGGAGGTAGATGTTCCGGGTAAGATTGCTTCTATATTATTATCCAATGATGATTGTGTGGATAGTAAGGATGGTAAGATTCATTTGAAAGGATATCAGGCAGTAGCGATAGAGGTTATTGTGTAG
- a CDS encoding sensor histidine kinase: protein MKYSIKKQFAAIFIGLMAATIVLCWFINSTFLGEYYLNNKKNSLKDAYAVINKAANAGNILTEEFSIQIQKIAEKYNMNLIVLDADSRMRITFSSDPDTMSRRLWDNFFNLSGDNNNNIILEESDYYSVQRMTDSRTMTEYIEMWGVLDNGNIFLLRSALEGIQDSVSIANRFLAYVGIGAVIVSGVVILLVSRKVTEPILELADISERMIHLDFDAKYYGKSRTEIALLGNNINELSSTLETTISELKTANNELQKDIEKKNEIDEMRKEFLSNVSHELKTPIALIQGYAEGLKEGVTDDAESREFYCDVIIDESSKMNVMVKKLLTLNQLEFGNDVVSMERFDISALIRNYIQSADILTRQKEIAVYFNDVESIFVWGDEFKTEEVFANYFSNAMNHVSGEKIIDIKISKIEDRVRVSVFNTGEQIPEESLEHLWDKFYKVDKARTREYGGSGVGLSIVKAIMESMNQKCGVMNYDNGVEFWFELAAQ from the coding sequence ATGAAATATTCGATTAAAAAACAATTTGCAGCTATTTTCATCGGCCTTATGGCAGCCACCATCGTGCTATGTTGGTTTATTAATAGTACTTTTTTGGGTGAATATTATCTGAACAATAAGAAGAATTCGCTCAAGGACGCTTATGCAGTTATCAACAAGGCAGCCAATGCTGGTAATATTCTGACAGAAGAATTCAGTATTCAGATACAGAAGATAGCCGAAAAATATAATATGAACTTAATCGTGCTGGATGCAGATTCCCGAATGAGAATTACGTTCAGTAGCGATCCGGATACAATGAGTCGGCGCTTATGGGATAACTTTTTCAATCTATCGGGCGATAATAACAATAATATTATATTAGAAGAAAGTGATTATTACTCGGTGCAAAGGATGACCGATTCCAGAACGATGACAGAATATATAGAGATGTGGGGTGTTCTTGATAATGGAAATATATTTCTGCTTCGAAGCGCGCTGGAAGGGATACAGGATAGTGTATCCATAGCTAATCGCTTTCTGGCATATGTAGGAATTGGGGCTGTTATTGTTAGTGGAGTTGTTATCCTGCTCGTATCGAGAAAGGTGACAGAACCGATATTAGAACTTGCAGATATTTCGGAACGAATGATACATCTTGATTTTGATGCAAAATATTATGGAAAAAGCAGAACGGAGATTGCTCTGCTTGGAAATAATATTAATGAATTGTCCAGCACTCTGGAGACGACAATATCGGAATTGAAAACAGCAAATAATGAATTGCAGAAAGATATCGAGAAAAAGAATGAAATTGATGAAATGAGAAAAGAGTTTTTATCCAATGTTTCTCATGAGCTGAAAACGCCAATTGCCTTGATTCAGGGATATGCGGAAGGTTTAAAGGAAGGCGTTACGGATGATGCGGAGAGTCGGGAATTTTATTGTGATGTCATTATTGATGAATCCAGTAAAATGAATGTAATGGTGAAGAAGCTGCTTACTTTGAATCAATTGGAGTTTGGAAATGATGTTGTGTCTATGGAACGTTTTGATATCTCGGCTTTAATAAGGAACTATATTCAATCGGCTGATATCCTAACGAGGCAGAAAGAAATAGCAGTTTATTTTAATGATGTGGAATCTATCTTTGTCTGGGGCGATGAATTCAAAACGGAAGAAGTGTTCGCTAATTATTTTAGCAATGCGATGAACCATGTATCCGGAGAGAAAATCATTGATATTAAGATAAGTAAGATAGAAGACAGAGTGCGAGTTTCTGTGTTTAATACAGGAGAGCAGATACCTGAGGAAAGCCTTGAACATCTATGGGATAAGTTTTATAAAGTGGATAAAGCGAGAACAAGGGAATATGGTGGAAGTGGTGTGGGTCTATCCATTGTAAAAGCCATTATGGAATCAATGAACCAGAAATGTGGTGTGATGAATTATGATAATGGTGTAGAATTTTGGTTTGAATTAGCAGCTCAGTGA
- a CDS encoding chemotaxis protein, which produces MDTNILLDSGTNELEVLEFTLEGQHYGINVAKIREIISYQEVTPVPNAHPSIEGIFMPRDTMITAINLRNCLQMREYNDEERNTSLFIVTNFNKLDIAFHVDAVMGIHRVSWDQIIKPGTTVSTSEDGISTGIIKINGKLIIILDFEKIVTDINPETGLKMSEIEELGNRSQRNVPILISEDSPLLNKLIVDSLKQAGYVNLIHTENGKQAYDVITACKEDGTLNEHVKCIITDIEMPVMDGHRLTKLVKEDELTKHIPVIIFSSLVNEEMRRKGELLGADAQLSKPEIGNLVHVIDGLLK; this is translated from the coding sequence ATGGATACGAATATTCTGTTGGATAGCGGTACGAATGAGTTAGAAGTTTTGGAATTTACATTGGAAGGACAGCATTATGGAATAAATGTTGCAAAGATAAGAGAAATTATTTCTTATCAGGAAGTTACCCCGGTTCCGAACGCACATCCGAGTATCGAAGGAATTTTCATGCCGCGTGATACGATGATAACAGCAATTAACTTGAGAAATTGCCTTCAGATGAGAGAATATAACGATGAAGAGAGAAATACCTCTTTGTTTATTGTAACAAATTTTAATAAACTTGATATTGCATTTCACGTAGACGCAGTTATGGGAATACATAGAGTTTCATGGGACCAGATTATTAAGCCTGGAACCACTGTTTCAACGAGCGAGGATGGTATTTCTACAGGAATTATTAAGATTAATGGAAAGTTAATTATTATTTTAGACTTTGAGAAGATTGTTACAGATATTAATCCGGAGACAGGACTTAAAATGTCTGAGATTGAAGAGTTAGGTAACCGTTCACAGCGCAATGTACCTATTTTAATTTCAGAAGATTCTCCGCTTTTGAATAAGCTTATCGTAGATTCTTTGAAGCAAGCGGGTTATGTGAATCTAATACATACTGAAAATGGTAAGCAGGCATATGATGTAATTACAGCATGTAAGGAAGATGGTACATTGAACGAGCATGTGAAATGTATTATTACGGACATTGAAATGCCGGTGATGGATGGTCATCGCTTGACTAAGCTGGTAAAAGAGGATGAGTTGACAAAGCATATTCCGGTTATTATTTTTTCCTCTTTAGTTAATGAAGAAATGAGAAGAAAAGGTGAATTACTTGGGGCGGATGCACAGCTTTCTAAGCCGGAGATTGGGAATCTGGTTCATGTAATTGATGGGCTATTGAAATAA
- the hisH gene encoding imidazole glycerol phosphate synthase subunit HisH: MVAIIDYDAGNIKSVEKALLFLGEEAIVTRNREDILGADHIILPGVGSFGDAMSKIRTYGLEEIIREAVEMEIPFLGICLGLQLLFEQSEESAGVAGLGILEGEVCRIPVKEGLKIPHIGWNSLEYPNKGILFEGLSENSYVYFVHSYYLKAKDAHIVTATAEYGTLMHVSVEKNNVFACQFHPEKSSDVGLHILKNFIRIQREAK, from the coding sequence ATGGTAGCAATTATTGATTATGATGCGGGCAATATAAAAAGCGTGGAAAAGGCACTTTTGTTTCTGGGGGAAGAGGCCATCGTTACAAGAAATCGAGAGGATATTCTTGGGGCCGATCATATTATTCTTCCGGGAGTAGGTTCTTTCGGCGATGCTATGAGTAAGATTCGGACTTATGGATTGGAAGAAATTATAAGGGAAGCAGTGGAAATGGAAATCCCATTTCTTGGAATTTGCCTGGGACTGCAACTTCTGTTTGAACAAAGTGAAGAAAGTGCGGGAGTAGCAGGGCTTGGAATATTAGAAGGGGAAGTATGTAGAATTCCGGTTAAAGAAGGATTGAAAATTCCTCATATTGGATGGAATTCTTTGGAATATCCGAATAAGGGAATATTATTTGAAGGTTTATCTGAGAATTCCTACGTATATTTTGTACATTCTTATTATTTGAAAGCTAAAGATGCTCATATTGTTACCGCGACGGCCGAATATGGCACTCTTATGCATGTATCGGTGGAGAAGAACAATGTGTTTGCTTGTCAGTTTCATCCGGAGAAAAGTTCGGATGTGGGGCTTCATATCTTAAAGAACTTCATACGAATTCAAAGGGAGGCAAAATAG
- the hisF gene encoding imidazole glycerol phosphate synthase subunit HisF produces the protein MHTKRIIPCLDVHNTRVVKGVNFVDLKDAGDPVEIAAAYDKAGADELVFLDITASSDGRATVVDMVRRVAERVFIPFTVGGGIRTVDDFRMILREGADKISINSSAIDNPSLIGDAADKFGSQCVVVAIDAKQRADGSGWNIYKNGGRIDTGLDAVEWAEKVYRLGAGEILLTSMDCDGTKAGYDIALTRAIANSVPIPVIASGGAGCEADFYDALTKGNADAALAASLFHYKELEIVQVKKYLQTKGVSVRL, from the coding sequence ATGCATACAAAGCGTATTATTCCTTGTCTTGATGTACACAATACAAGAGTCGTAAAAGGTGTTAATTTTGTAGATTTGAAAGACGCAGGTGATCCTGTTGAAATTGCGGCAGCTTATGATAAGGCCGGAGCAGATGAACTTGTTTTTCTGGATATTACAGCATCTTCTGATGGAAGAGCCACGGTAGTGGATATGGTAAGACGAGTAGCAGAGCGAGTATTTATTCCGTTTACAGTCGGTGGCGGAATACGGACTGTAGATGATTTCAGAATGATACTTCGTGAGGGTGCTGATAAGATATCTATCAATTCTTCAGCGATTGATAACCCTTCATTAATTGGTGATGCTGCAGATAAATTTGGAAGCCAGTGCGTAGTGGTAGCTATTGACGCGAAACAACGTGCGGATGGTTCAGGATGGAATATTTATAAGAATGGTGGCAGAATCGATACCGGACTCGACGCAGTAGAATGGGCAGAGAAGGTATACCGGCTTGGTGCCGGTGAGATTCTTTTGACGAGTATGGATTGTGACGGAACGAAAGCCGGCTATGATATTGCGTTAACACGGGCGATTGCAAATAGTGTGCCGATACCTGTAATAGCATCAGGTGGTGCCGGATGTGAAGCCGATTTCTACGATGCACTTACGAAAGGCAATGCAGATGCTGCACTCGCAGCTTCTTTGTTCCATTATAAAGAATTGGAAATTGTTCAGGTGAAGAAATATTTACAGACAAAGGGTGTATCGGTAAGGTTATAG
- a CDS encoding uracil-DNA glycosylase, which yields MAMIQNDWLDLLKPEFSKPYYKELFQFIQNEYSKVVVYPPADDIFNTFHFTPLSEVKVLLLGQDPYHNEHQAHGLSFSVLPDQKDIPPSLQNIYRELHEDLGCYIPNNGYLRKWAEQGVLLLNTVLTVRAHQANSHQGKGWEQFTDAVIEAVNQQDRPIVYLLWGRPAQNKIPMLTNPKHLILKAPHPSPLSAYRGFFGCKHFSMANEFLQSNGVTPIDWQIENL from the coding sequence ATGGCGATGATTCAAAATGATTGGTTAGATCTTCTAAAACCAGAGTTTTCAAAGCCTTATTATAAAGAATTGTTTCAATTTATACAGAATGAATATAGCAAAGTGGTCGTTTACCCTCCGGCGGATGATATTTTCAATACGTTTCATTTTACACCTCTTAGCGAGGTGAAGGTGTTGCTGTTAGGGCAGGATCCTTATCATAATGAGCACCAGGCGCATGGATTAAGTTTTTCTGTGTTACCGGATCAAAAGGATATTCCTCCTTCTTTACAAAATATCTATCGGGAATTACATGAGGATTTAGGATGTTATATTCCTAATAACGGTTATTTGAGAAAGTGGGCAGAGCAAGGTGTCCTTCTTCTGAATACTGTGCTGACCGTACGGGCCCATCAAGCTAATTCACATCAGGGAAAAGGATGGGAGCAGTTTACTGATGCCGTAATTGAGGCTGTGAATCAACAGGATAGACCGATTGTATACTTATTGTGGGGGAGACCGGCACAGAATAAGATTCCGATGTTAACGAATCCGAAGCATCTGATTCTAAAAGCCCCTCACCCGAGTCCATTGTCGGCATATCGTGGATTTTTTGGTTGTAAGCACTTTAGTATGGCTAATGAATTTTTACAAAGTAATGGAGTAACGCCGATAGATTGGCAGATTGAGAATTTATAA
- a CDS encoding TrmB family transcriptional regulator, which yields MDESGILERMMSFGLTRLEAGIYICLFKNGELTGYEVAKQTGISRSNVYGGLSGLADKGAAYLIEGAASKYAAIPIEEFCDNKIRNMQKEKDFLIKNMPVMAVAEEGYITIEGAKNIKDKILTMLEKAKQRIYLSAPESFIESIIEELTEAVERKIKLVLITDKDIGIRDTVQYLTEKKEKQIRLIIDSVYVLTGDVKGEKSDTCLYCGQRNFVNVFKEALRNEIKLIELTEGETKDE from the coding sequence ATGGACGAATCGGGAATTTTAGAACGGATGATGTCCTTTGGTCTTACCAGACTGGAAGCAGGCATTTATATTTGTCTTTTTAAAAATGGTGAGTTAACAGGATATGAGGTGGCGAAGCAGACCGGCATCTCTAGATCTAATGTTTATGGTGGGCTGTCAGGTCTTGCAGATAAAGGGGCAGCGTATTTGATTGAAGGAGCAGCGAGCAAATATGCGGCGATTCCAATCGAAGAGTTTTGTGATAATAAGATTCGAAACATGCAAAAAGAAAAGGATTTCTTGATAAAGAATATGCCTGTTATGGCTGTTGCCGAAGAAGGGTATATTACGATTGAAGGTGCCAAAAATATAAAAGATAAGATTCTTACGATGTTGGAAAAAGCAAAGCAGCGTATTTATCTGTCAGCACCGGAGAGTTTTATCGAAAGTATCATAGAAGAGCTTACGGAGGCTGTTGAGCGGAAGATTAAGCTCGTACTGATTACGGATAAAGATATTGGAATAAGGGATACTGTTCAATATCTAACGGAGAAGAAAGAGAAGCAAATCCGCCTTATTATCGATTCCGTTTATGTTCTGACCGGAGATGTCAAAGGTGAAAAGTCAGATACCTGTTTATATTGTGGGCAGAGGAACTTTGTCAATGTATTCAAAGAGGCACTGAGAAATGAAATTAAATTAATTGAGCTTACCGAAGGAGAGACGAAAGATGAGTAA